In a genomic window of Thiolapillus brandeum:
- a CDS encoding PD-(D/E)XK motif protein → MMTEGADPWKPLPPPGKPTTLSSRLVDPEIAWRLYWALDTDQNCLLVLRHDPANRPANRLPKLRGLEIKLQVQDADNSAILMLRLIDKEQREIFLRLCEDIIEATRIAGTEKEASERFLARTWRWHRLLRSGRDGRLSDEEQRGLIGELHTLRHILMPSVRMQTAIRSWTGPLNAPKDFEIGKVCIESKTRRGAATPFVNISNEFQLDTKGINTLVLRVLEVTSAVTDDENAITVTSMAREVFNEVQKRDSSVIEIFEERLLAAGFNWADDYRDQKWLLGTEYLYIVGDKFPKITPDMYPVGISRVRYSLSLQECLQYRTDKEKVKQLLGGGVNGN, encoded by the coding sequence ATGATGACTGAAGGCGCCGATCCTTGGAAACCCCTTCCTCCGCCGGGCAAGCCGACCACCTTGAGCAGCCGCCTCGTAGATCCAGAAATTGCTTGGCGGTTGTACTGGGCGTTGGATACTGATCAAAACTGTCTTCTGGTGTTGCGCCATGATCCCGCCAATAGGCCAGCTAACCGGTTGCCAAAGTTGCGGGGACTCGAAATCAAATTGCAGGTACAGGATGCGGATAACTCGGCTATTCTGATGCTGCGTCTAATCGACAAGGAACAACGAGAGATCTTCCTCCGCCTCTGCGAGGACATTATAGAAGCAACACGGATAGCTGGAACCGAAAAGGAGGCATCGGAACGCTTCTTGGCTAGAACATGGCGTTGGCATAGACTCTTGCGAAGTGGAAGAGACGGTCGGTTGAGCGATGAAGAGCAAAGGGGGTTGATCGGTGAACTACACACTTTGCGGCACATCCTTATGCCAAGCGTTAGAATGCAGACGGCGATCAGGTCTTGGACTGGACCTCTCAATGCACCCAAGGATTTTGAGATCGGAAAGGTTTGTATCGAATCCAAGACTCGGCGGGGCGCTGCAACACCCTTTGTGAATATTTCGAATGAGTTTCAGCTGGATACCAAAGGTATCAATACACTTGTCTTGCGGGTCTTGGAAGTTACTTCAGCCGTAACTGATGATGAAAATGCCATCACCGTTACAAGTATGGCTCGGGAAGTTTTCAATGAAGTCCAGAAAAGGGATTCTTCCGTTATAGAAATATTTGAAGAGCGATTATTGGCCGCAGGTTTCAATTGGGCTGATGACTATCGGGATCAGAAATGGTTGCTGGGTACAGAGTACCTGTACATTGTTGGCGACAAATTTCCAAAGATAACCCCAGACATGTATCCAGTCGGAATCAGTCGAGTCCGGTATTCCCTATCGCTTCAGGAATGCTTGCAATATCGAACTGACAAGGAGAAGGTGAAGCAATTGCTAGGGGGAGGAGTAAATGGCAATTAA
- the rpoD gene encoding RNA polymerase sigma factor RpoD, with protein MDQQQSQSRIKDLIIKGKEQGFLTYAEVNDHLPDTIVDSDQIEDIIRMINEMGIPVYETPPDKDDTTINADAVPTDEETAEAAALALASVDSEFGRTTDPVRMYMREMGTVELLTREGELHIAKRIEDGLNQVAAALATFPPAVEHLVDRLAAAAAEDAKMSDIIIGLIDPNEAEITTPPAPPSAKKDENGDDIVDTGPDPQLIIDKGKELTKAFNSWKRHLDKHGNDAKAKKLNRKIVDIFAELKLNPQLFIVMGNTLHDTVNGVREQERIILNLCVNQAGMPRRDFITNFPKNETNLNWVKEQCKGKVPYKEKLMERSEEITRSQRKLATIEQNCRMSIADIKEINRRMSIGEAKARRAKKEMVEANLRLVISIAKKYTNRGLQFLDLIQEGNIGLMKAVDKFEYRRGYKFSTYATWWIRQAITRSIADQARTIRIPVHMIETINKLNRISRQMIQEKGREPTPEELSERMEMPEDKVRKVLKIAKEPISMETPIGDDEDSHLGDFIEDQGAISPIDSATMEGLRESTQNMLAGLTPREAKVLRMRFGIDMNTDHTLEEVGKQFDVTRERIRQIEAKALRKLRHPTRSEKMRSFLDGD; from the coding sequence ATGGATCAGCAACAATCTCAATCACGAATCAAAGACCTGATCATCAAGGGCAAGGAGCAAGGCTTCCTGACCTATGCCGAGGTGAACGACCACCTCCCCGACACTATTGTCGATTCGGATCAGATCGAAGACATCATTCGCATGATCAACGAGATGGGCATCCCTGTCTATGAAACACCCCCTGACAAGGATGACACAACCATCAATGCCGATGCCGTACCTACGGACGAGGAAACCGCCGAAGCCGCCGCCCTGGCCCTCGCTTCCGTGGACAGCGAGTTTGGCCGTACCACCGACCCCGTGCGCATGTACATGCGCGAAATGGGCACCGTGGAACTGCTCACCCGTGAAGGGGAACTGCACATTGCCAAGCGCATCGAAGACGGCCTCAACCAGGTTGCCGCCGCTCTGGCCACCTTCCCGCCTGCAGTGGAGCACCTGGTCGACCGGTTGGCTGCCGCTGCCGCTGAAGACGCCAAGATGTCGGATATCATCATCGGCCTCATCGACCCCAACGAGGCCGAGATCACCACGCCGCCTGCACCACCTTCCGCGAAGAAGGACGAGAATGGCGACGACATCGTAGACACCGGCCCGGATCCCCAGCTCATTATTGACAAGGGCAAGGAACTGACCAAAGCCTTCAATAGCTGGAAACGCCACCTGGACAAGCACGGCAATGATGCCAAGGCCAAGAAGCTCAACCGCAAGATCGTGGATATCTTTGCCGAGTTGAAGCTCAATCCCCAGCTGTTCATCGTCATGGGCAATACCCTGCACGACACGGTAAATGGCGTTCGCGAGCAGGAGCGCATCATCCTGAACCTGTGCGTCAACCAGGCAGGCATGCCCCGCCGTGACTTCATCACCAACTTCCCCAAGAACGAGACCAATCTGAACTGGGTAAAGGAACAGTGCAAGGGTAAAGTTCCCTACAAGGAAAAGCTCATGGAGCGTTCCGAGGAAATTACCCGCTCACAACGCAAGCTCGCCACCATCGAGCAGAATTGCCGCATGAGTATCGCCGACATCAAGGAAATCAATCGCCGGATGTCCATTGGCGAAGCCAAGGCACGCCGGGCAAAAAAGGAAATGGTCGAAGCCAACCTGCGCCTGGTTATCTCCATCGCCAAGAAATACACCAACCGCGGCCTGCAATTCCTGGATCTCATTCAGGAAGGCAACATCGGCCTGATGAAAGCCGTGGACAAGTTCGAGTACCGCCGGGGCTACAAGTTCTCCACCTATGCCACCTGGTGGATCCGGCAGGCCATCACCCGTTCCATTGCGGACCAGGCCCGCACCATCCGTATTCCGGTACACATGATCGAAACGATCAACAAGCTCAACCGCATTTCCCGGCAAATGATCCAGGAAAAAGGCCGCGAGCCTACCCCGGAAGAACTGTCCGAACGCATGGAAATGCCCGAGGACAAGGTTCGCAAGGTGCTAAAAATCGCCAAGGAACCCATCTCCATGGAAACCCCCATCGGTGACGATGAAGACTCCCACCTGGGGGATTTCATTGAAGATCAGGGCGCCATCTCGCCCATCGATTCCGCCACCATGGAAGGCCTGCGCGAGTCCACCCAGAACATGCTGGCCGGCCTGACCCCCCGAGAAGCCAAGGTGTTGCGCATGCGTTTCGGTATCGACATGAACACTGACCACACCCTCGAGGAAGTAGGCAAGCAGTTCGATGTCACCCGCGAACGCATTCGCCAGATCGAAGCCAAGGCCCTGAGAAAGTTGCGTCACCCCACCCGTTCGGAGAAAATGCGCAGCTTCCTCGACGGCGACTGA
- a CDS encoding Z1 domain-containing protein — MNDELQDLRDMVSAWLAKRLPTPEMIREQIQRVRSLYPSVTDEEAEQLALEFEHVHGVTMDIGVTLQEAGFEKWLDEAKAKINPYYWDRYRRLLAERGFSGQVLATLDSVTDRTLGLLENPRKSGKWDRRGMVVGHVQSGKTANYTGLICKAADAGYQVIIIIAGIHNNLRSQTQMRLDEGFIGFDSSKLLLNQAEATSIIGVGRYDSSRRPNAFTNTLRDFNKQTATSVGIPLENLKEPAVFVIKKNTSTLKNLLEWLKEHNARRGTSSIGAPLLLIDDEADNASINIKKGKEEVSRINGQIRQLLDVFDRSCYVGYTATPFANIFIDPDSDDEMFGEDLFPRDFIVSLDPPDNYFGASQVFLSDPGDDKGISIIRHIEDNEDLLPLKHKKDHIIAGLPESLERAVRTFILARAIRLVRGQENSHNSMLVNASRFTDVQRQLRNEIHNLVKQIGSSIRVNGAKPELEALGNTEIAALHEVFVGEYGDVGTSWEEVQGRLWDSVSPINVIEINSRSSDSLDYADHQRSGLNIIAVGGFSLSRGLTLEGLVVSYFLRNSMMYDTLMQMGRWFGYRPGYQDLCRIWMLEEAEGWYAHIAESIEELRDELRRMEAANATPREFGLKVRSHPDTLIVTARNKMGSGEKLVVSIGLANRFVETAVLRRDEESRSANHRAAIELAQQLRSNGFIPEKFEDLKSGKLVRDVPADFVINFLAEFRNHPGSLLTDTDPVRKYIEERMQTELSEWDLYFAGVSRRSEKSLVDTSLGFEIVCQRRSAGRRSDEKTLLVTEKQRVSSRGIEQIGLTNKQIEKAKSDYRNETDPPRNPDKLNYPDRIYRRVRKRPLLIVHLLAIGSEDEDLSQAKPMVAWSISFPQTKHEEKKVEYVVNTTWFRERYREEVDEEEIGGDDD; from the coding sequence ATGAACGACGAACTGCAAGACTTGAGAGACATGGTCAGTGCATGGCTGGCGAAGCGCTTGCCTACTCCTGAAATGATACGAGAGCAGATCCAGAGAGTGCGATCGCTCTATCCGTCTGTCACGGATGAAGAGGCTGAACAACTGGCTCTGGAATTCGAACATGTTCATGGTGTGACCATGGATATTGGGGTTACCTTGCAGGAAGCCGGATTTGAGAAGTGGCTGGACGAGGCCAAAGCAAAGATAAATCCATACTACTGGGACCGATATCGCCGTTTGCTGGCTGAAAGGGGATTCTCAGGCCAAGTTCTGGCAACACTTGACAGTGTAACTGACAGGACTCTAGGGCTGCTGGAGAATCCAAGGAAATCAGGAAAATGGGATAGACGTGGCATGGTCGTCGGGCATGTGCAATCGGGAAAGACAGCTAATTATACTGGGCTCATATGCAAGGCAGCTGATGCTGGATATCAGGTTATCATTATCATTGCAGGTATCCACAACAATCTTCGCAGCCAAACCCAGATGCGTCTCGACGAGGGCTTCATAGGTTTTGATAGTTCCAAGCTTCTGTTGAACCAGGCTGAGGCCACAAGCATCATCGGCGTTGGGCGATATGACTCCAGCCGACGGCCAAATGCCTTCACAAACACGCTCAGGGATTTCAACAAGCAGACCGCAACCAGTGTTGGCATTCCACTTGAGAACCTGAAGGAGCCCGCAGTATTTGTCATTAAAAAGAATACCAGTACACTCAAGAACCTTCTTGAATGGCTCAAGGAGCATAACGCAAGGCGTGGAACATCCTCGATTGGCGCGCCATTGCTTCTGATTGATGATGAGGCCGATAATGCTTCAATCAACATCAAGAAGGGGAAGGAGGAGGTGTCACGTATCAACGGGCAGATCCGGCAACTCCTCGATGTGTTCGACCGAAGCTGTTATGTTGGATATACAGCCACACCTTTCGCAAACATCTTCATTGATCCGGACAGCGATGATGAGATGTTCGGTGAAGATCTCTTCCCGAGAGACTTTATTGTAAGTCTCGATCCACCTGACAACTATTTTGGAGCGTCTCAGGTTTTCCTAAGTGACCCGGGGGATGACAAGGGAATATCAATCATCCGCCACATCGAGGACAACGAAGACCTATTGCCCCTGAAGCACAAGAAAGACCATATTATCGCCGGGTTGCCAGAAAGTCTGGAGCGAGCAGTAAGGACATTCATTCTGGCACGTGCAATCCGGCTTGTTCGCGGGCAGGAGAACAGCCACAATTCGATGCTGGTGAATGCATCCCGTTTTACGGATGTCCAAAGACAACTTCGGAATGAAATTCACAATTTGGTGAAACAGATCGGGAGCAGCATAAGAGTCAACGGAGCCAAGCCCGAGTTGGAGGCGTTAGGAAACACAGAGATTGCAGCCCTTCATGAAGTGTTTGTCGGGGAATACGGCGACGTGGGTACATCTTGGGAAGAGGTGCAGGGAAGACTCTGGGACAGTGTGAGCCCCATAAATGTCATCGAGATAAACAGCCGCTCTTCGGATTCACTCGATTACGCCGACCATCAGAGGTCCGGATTGAACATCATCGCGGTCGGAGGCTTTTCTCTCTCTCGGGGACTGACGCTGGAAGGGCTGGTTGTCAGCTACTTTCTACGCAACTCCATGATGTACGATACGTTAATGCAAATGGGGCGGTGGTTCGGCTACCGCCCCGGATACCAGGATCTGTGCCGCATCTGGATGCTTGAAGAGGCAGAAGGATGGTATGCGCATATTGCTGAATCGATTGAAGAACTAAGAGATGAACTCCGTCGCATGGAAGCAGCCAATGCGACTCCCCGAGAGTTTGGCCTCAAGGTCCGGAGCCATCCCGATACGCTGATCGTGACAGCGAGGAACAAGATGGGGTCAGGGGAGAAACTTGTCGTCTCAATTGGCTTGGCAAACCGGTTTGTCGAAACAGCCGTGTTGCGGCGGGATGAGGAAAGCCGAAGCGCCAACCATCGAGCCGCGATTGAATTGGCGCAACAATTACGGTCTAACGGTTTTATTCCTGAGAAGTTCGAAGACCTCAAGAGCGGAAAACTGGTTCGAGATGTCCCAGCTGATTTCGTGATCAATTTCCTTGCAGAATTTCGAAACCATCCCGGTTCGTTGCTGACGGACACAGATCCTGTAAGGAAGTATATCGAGGAGCGCATGCAGACGGAACTGTCGGAATGGGATTTGTATTTTGCAGGAGTCTCACGAAGATCCGAAAAATCGCTCGTCGATACGAGTCTGGGGTTCGAAATCGTTTGCCAACGGCGGTCGGCCGGACGAAGAAGTGATGAAAAGACCCTACTTGTAACCGAGAAGCAACGCGTCTCTTCTCGCGGTATCGAACAGATTGGCCTCACCAACAAACAGATAGAGAAGGCGAAGTCTGACTACAGAAACGAAACTGATCCGCCAAGGAATCCCGATAAACTGAATTATCCTGACCGCATCTACCGCAGGGTGAGGAAGCGGCCGCTTCTGATTGTGCATTTACTGGCTATCGGTTCAGAAGATGAAGATCTCAGCCAAGCGAAACCGATGGTTGCCTGGAGCATCAGTTTTCCTCAAACCAAACATGAGGAAAAGAAGGTCGAGTATGTAGTTAACACGACCTGGTTCAGGGAGCGGTATCGGGAGGAAGTTGACGAGGAAGAAATCGGGGGTGATGATGACTGA
- a CDS encoding AIPR family protein, with protein sequence MAINIDEFNEGVFQEILAEADADGDFIEDVFFDTFCEYLTDAGELQTADRAFYLGRPGTGIRVDGYGGDPLDSLGTLSLIIADFNQSHEVGRLTGTEMNTIFKRLFKFLKKSLDPNWRNALEETSFAFGLADLISQRWKTVNRIRLILISNRELSERVDGREADEFEGRAVTYSVWDIKRLYRFATVGHGKEDIEIDLKKDFNTALPILPAHLSAEEYESYLVVVPGGILASIYDRWGARLLEQNVRVFLQARGNVNKGIRNTLQNEPEMFFAYNNGITATAQSVVAEGKNDQLMLTGLRNFQIVNGGQTTASIHVAFRNKVDLSKVFVQMKLSIVAPERAEEVVPKISEYANSQNRVNAADFFANHPFHIRMEDFSRRIYAPSPDGTFRQTKWFYERARGQYNDARSLLTPAERRKFDLENPRKQLVSKTDLAKFLTVWEPRPDRVSLGAQKNFAYFARAIGDAWQKREKDFNEIFFKDAIAKAIIFKRTEKIVSDQPWYEGGYRANIVAYAISKIAHDVIKMEKSVDFSRIWEQQLISQEMEKALVEVSKIVHDILIEPPMGIRNVTEWAKKQACWERVKNVDVEWPSGFLEELIGKDDVASRKRDGRKDQKILNGIEAQTAVVKGGNEFWRSVASWGEEYGFLTEKEIGVLKIAGSIPSKIPTENQALVCIDIFERLRKEGFNEAMPS encoded by the coding sequence ATGGCAATTAACATTGATGAGTTTAACGAGGGTGTTTTTCAGGAAATTCTTGCTGAAGCGGATGCTGATGGGGATTTTATAGAAGACGTATTTTTCGATACATTCTGTGAATATCTAACGGATGCAGGTGAGCTCCAAACTGCTGACCGGGCTTTCTATCTGGGACGACCTGGAACTGGAATAAGAGTTGATGGCTATGGTGGAGATCCACTTGACTCTTTGGGCACTCTGAGTCTCATCATTGCGGATTTCAACCAATCCCATGAAGTGGGACGCCTGACAGGTACGGAGATGAATACCATCTTCAAGCGTCTCTTCAAATTCCTTAAGAAGTCTTTGGATCCGAATTGGCGGAATGCATTGGAGGAAACCAGCTTTGCTTTTGGTCTTGCTGATTTGATTTCCCAACGCTGGAAAACAGTCAATCGCATTCGGCTGATTCTGATCAGTAATCGGGAGCTTAGCGAACGAGTCGATGGAAGAGAGGCTGATGAATTTGAAGGCCGAGCCGTCACATACAGCGTTTGGGACATCAAGCGTCTATATCGTTTCGCTACGGTTGGACATGGGAAAGAGGATATCGAAATCGATCTTAAAAAGGATTTTAATACAGCTTTACCGATACTTCCCGCACACCTTTCAGCGGAAGAGTATGAATCCTACTTGGTAGTTGTTCCGGGCGGCATATTGGCAAGCATCTATGATAGATGGGGAGCCAGGCTTCTCGAACAAAATGTACGAGTATTTCTGCAGGCACGAGGCAATGTTAACAAAGGGATCAGGAATACACTTCAGAATGAACCAGAGATGTTTTTTGCCTACAACAATGGTATCACTGCTACAGCCCAATCTGTAGTTGCCGAGGGAAAAAATGACCAGCTTATGCTCACGGGGCTCAGAAATTTTCAAATAGTCAATGGTGGTCAGACTACTGCTTCCATCCATGTAGCTTTCCGTAATAAAGTCGACCTTTCCAAGGTCTTCGTTCAGATGAAGCTCTCCATCGTGGCCCCAGAACGAGCAGAAGAGGTAGTGCCAAAGATCTCCGAATATGCAAACAGTCAAAATAGAGTGAATGCGGCAGATTTTTTTGCAAATCACCCCTTTCACATACGAATGGAAGACTTCTCACGCCGCATCTATGCTCCTTCACCAGATGGGACCTTTCGGCAAACCAAATGGTTCTATGAGCGTGCTCGTGGTCAGTATAACGATGCTCGATCACTGCTCACTCCTGCAGAGCGAAGGAAGTTCGATTTGGAGAATCCAAGAAAACAACTTGTCTCAAAAACCGATCTTGCGAAGTTTCTGACGGTCTGGGAACCGCGGCCGGATAGAGTAAGCTTGGGTGCCCAAAAGAATTTTGCTTACTTCGCGCGCGCAATCGGCGATGCATGGCAGAAAAGAGAGAAGGATTTCAATGAAATTTTTTTCAAGGATGCTATTGCAAAGGCGATCATTTTTAAACGAACAGAAAAAATTGTTTCTGACCAGCCATGGTATGAGGGTGGGTACAGGGCCAACATCGTGGCATACGCGATATCGAAAATTGCTCATGACGTCATTAAGATGGAGAAGTCTGTAGATTTCTCTAGAATTTGGGAGCAACAATTAATCAGCCAAGAAATGGAAAAGGCACTTGTTGAGGTGTCAAAGATTGTGCATGACATATTGATCGAACCACCGATGGGAATCAGGAACGTGACTGAATGGGCAAAGAAACAGGCCTGCTGGGAGCGTGTCAAAAACGTTGATGTTGAATGGCCCAGCGGGTTCTTGGAAGAGTTAATCGGCAAGGATGATGTTGCATCAAGAAAACGTGATGGACGGAAGGACCAAAAGATTCTTAATGGTATTGAGGCACAAACTGCTGTTGTCAAAGGTGGTAATGAGTTCTGGCGGTCTGTTGCAAGTTGGGGTGAAGAATATGGATTTCTAACAGAAAAAGAAATTGGTGTCTTGAAAATAGCCGGGAGTATACCAAGTAAAATTCCAACGGAAAATCAGGCTTTGGTATGTATTGATATTTTTGAACGCCTGAGAAAAGAAGGATTCAACGAAGCGATGCCTTCTTGA
- a CDS encoding HVO_A0114 family putative DNA-binding protein: MLDLAEDKALSSRISFDNVEALWKILSPKKMELLQSMAGQRYLSIREIVRRIGRDVSAVHCDIQALADAGLVERNCERQARFPYDEIHVDFVLHWVG, encoded by the coding sequence ATGTTAGACCTGGCCGAGGACAAAGCCCTGTCTTCACGAATCAGCTTTGACAACGTGGAGGCCCTGTGGAAGATTCTTTCCCCCAAGAAAATGGAACTGTTGCAAAGCATGGCCGGGCAGAGGTATCTGTCCATTCGGGAAATCGTCCGCCGGATCGGCAGGGATGTGAGCGCCGTACATTGTGACATTCAGGCCCTGGCAGATGCCGGTCTGGTGGAAAGAAACTGCGAGCGCCAGGCACGATTCCCCTATGATGAGATCCATGTGGATTTTGTTCTGCATTGGGTGGGCTGA
- the dnaG gene encoding DNA primase, whose translation MAGRIPPEFIDNLLSRVDVVDIINQRVPLRRAGHEYKACCPFHDEKTPSFTVSPNKQFYHCFGCGAHGTALGFLMEYDRLSFPEAVEELATSVGLELPTEIAFQQGPDNRPLYDLLEEAADWYSKQLHQHPEAQRATEYLQQRGLSGEIARDFRMGFAPPGWNNLMKQLGGSPERLRLLEKAGLLSSGKGRQYDRFRDRIIFPIRDTRGRVVGFGGRVMGDDTPKYLNSPETPVFHKGRELYGLYEARQALKDIDALLVVEGYMDVVALAQHGIRNAVATLGTATTPDHLEKLFRSTPRVIFCFDGDRAGRDAAWKALETALPLLRDGRQASFLFLPEGEDPDSLVRQIGEDDFRENLQQAQPLSDFLFGKLAGQVDMTTLDGRARLVSLARPYLDKLPKGVFRDMMEQQLTELSGRNIIRKSPAPTPRYKTRSGKRPTLMKPVHRAIALLLQYPELAGMEDLPKGWEDQDSRGVKILSKLLDILRANPNYTTAVLVEHWEEDDIRHHLGKLAMAELVVFDDQEEQFRGCLQRLEKEARQNSASKLRHKLRPSDMTEEEKNLLRRLYSNKKKQ comes from the coding sequence GTGGCCGGAAGAATCCCTCCAGAGTTCATCGACAACCTGCTTTCGCGGGTGGACGTGGTTGACATTATCAACCAGCGTGTACCCCTGCGCCGGGCCGGCCACGAGTACAAGGCCTGTTGCCCCTTCCACGACGAGAAAACCCCCTCCTTCACTGTCAGTCCCAACAAGCAGTTTTACCACTGCTTCGGCTGCGGCGCCCATGGCACAGCCCTGGGCTTTCTCATGGAATACGACAGACTCAGCTTCCCCGAAGCCGTAGAAGAGCTGGCCACCAGCGTCGGGCTGGAACTGCCTACGGAGATTGCCTTCCAGCAGGGGCCGGACAACCGCCCCCTGTATGACCTCCTGGAAGAAGCGGCCGATTGGTACAGCAAACAACTGCACCAGCACCCTGAAGCACAACGGGCCACAGAGTATTTGCAGCAACGGGGGCTTTCCGGGGAGATTGCCAGGGATTTCCGCATGGGCTTCGCCCCACCCGGCTGGAACAACCTGATGAAGCAACTGGGCGGCAGCCCGGAACGCTTGCGGCTGCTGGAGAAAGCCGGCCTGCTGTCCAGCGGCAAGGGTCGCCAATACGACCGCTTCCGCGACCGCATCATCTTCCCCATACGCGACACCAGGGGCCGGGTGGTGGGCTTTGGCGGCCGGGTCATGGGAGATGATACCCCCAAGTACCTGAACTCCCCGGAAACCCCTGTCTTCCACAAAGGCCGCGAGCTGTATGGTCTGTATGAAGCCCGCCAGGCCCTGAAGGATATCGACGCCCTGCTGGTGGTGGAAGGCTACATGGACGTCGTTGCCCTGGCCCAGCATGGCATTCGCAACGCCGTCGCCACCCTGGGCACAGCCACTACCCCGGATCATCTGGAAAAGCTCTTCCGCAGTACACCCAGGGTGATCTTCTGCTTCGATGGCGACCGCGCCGGGCGTGATGCCGCCTGGAAAGCCCTGGAAACCGCCCTGCCCCTGTTGCGCGATGGCCGCCAGGCCAGTTTCCTGTTCCTGCCCGAAGGTGAAGACCCCGACAGCCTGGTACGGCAGATTGGTGAAGACGATTTCCGTGAAAACCTGCAACAGGCCCAGCCCCTTTCCGATTTCCTGTTTGGCAAACTGGCCGGGCAGGTGGATATGACCACCCTGGATGGCCGTGCGCGCCTGGTCTCCCTGGCCCGGCCCTATCTGGACAAGCTCCCCAAGGGGGTATTCCGCGACATGATGGAGCAGCAGCTTACCGAGCTATCCGGCCGCAACATCATTCGCAAATCCCCCGCACCCACCCCGCGCTACAAGACTCGCAGCGGCAAGCGCCCAACACTCATGAAACCCGTGCACCGGGCCATTGCCCTGCTGCTGCAGTATCCCGAGCTGGCAGGCATGGAAGACCTGCCCAAGGGCTGGGAGGATCAGGACAGTCGAGGGGTGAAAATCCTTTCAAAGCTCCTTGATATCCTGCGCGCCAACCCCAATTACACAACAGCCGTACTGGTGGAACACTGGGAAGAAGACGATATTCGTCATCATCTGGGGAAACTGGCCATGGCTGAACTGGTGGTATTCGATGATCAGGAAGAACAATTCAGAGGTTGCCTGCAACGGCTGGAAAAAGAAGCCCGCCAGAACAGCGCCAGCAAACTTCGTCACAAGTTGCGCCCCTCGGACATGACAGAAGAAGAGAAAAACCTCCTGCGCCGACTATACTCAAACAAGAAAAAACAGTGA